A stretch of DNA from Coccidioides posadasii str. Silveira chromosome 1, complete sequence:
ATCTGAATGGACTCGACAGGCCCCGCTGTGCCTCTTCCCTTAAAAGTGTGACTGCGTTTGGTATCTCCTCGTCCTCGGAGCAGGGAGCGAAAAGAATGATAGACACTGGTACTTCGATGCAGCCTGTCCCGCCGCCCTGAGGCTAATGCGGATTACTAACTAGGGCGGTGGACCGTGCACATCAATTTCGCggcaaaaaataaaataaaaaagagcCCTGAGCGAGCCAATCAGCGCTCTCCTTTGAAACAAAATTCCATGCCGTTTCTCGCATCCTGAGGCCCTCATTGGCGGAATATTTTCGCGGCCCAGAGTGGCCTGGACTCAGGCTGGTGACGGAGACACCTGGCGACAGCGCTGCACTGACAACGAGACGAAGACACGGAACACGCCCAGAGCATGCATGAATATCCATATCAATAACTGCTCTGCAATTTTCATTCTTTCCGACTAGCATCCAGCATTTGGCGCCCTGACTGAGGAATCACTCATCTCAGAGCGCTCACTTCTTTAGACCGACAAGAATCCAATGTTCCGGGTTCACAGTCACAACCTTAGTCGTTGTCTTTGCTCCTTACTATATAACTTCGACCGCCTGACAACTCTCCTTCAACCTATTATACTAATTCAACATCGCTAGGGTATAATTTAACCCATGCTTTGCTCTGTACGGAGCTGATCTCTCCGGGTGGAACAACCGGTCTATGTCCTAATCACTGCTCTCATGGCAGTCGTGCTCAATGAAAAGGAGCCAGTCGAAGGCCACTCTGATGGATCAATGGTAGATTCTCGCGAGAATGGAAGGGCATCTATATCCGATTCCCATCAGGCTAAAAGGAAAGATATTCTTCGAGGATGTGAAGAGAGGGACGTGGAGTCATTGATAGCCCTTGCAACTTCACAAGGTGGTTTACTGCATGATGATCTTCGCAAACTTGCGTGTATGAATAATTCACTCCTTGTAACCCTTGTTGATCGGGACTTACTGATGTGCTAGGGCCTATTTTGCTTGGATATGATTGCGATTCACATACTGCGCCCCCAGGGGTGGATGGCCTCCCTAAGCACCGTGATGAAGATCAAGTTAAACTGGATGTTAACCGGGCCTTTGTGCATTATCCTAACTGTGAGCTGGCTGATTTGACTCTTATTAAAAAAACTGAAGCATGCTAATATGTTGCTATCCAGGCCAAACGGATAAACAGTTAGAAACCAAGAAGGACGAGCTATTTAACCTAATCATATCCGTCCTTAAAAAGAACCCCATGTTGTGCTATTTTCAAGGATACCACGATATTGCACAAGTTTTGCTCCTGGTCCTAGGCCCACAGGACTCATTCCCCGCAATTGAGCGAGTCTCACTCTTCCGCATAAGAGATTACATGCTCTCCTCGCTGTCCCCGGCTGTTAAGCACCTTCAACTGCTCCCTGCTTTGCTACATGGTGCAGATATGGAACTGTATCGGCACGTGTCCGGCACCCAGCCATTCTTTGCCCTCGCTGCGACGCTTACGCTCTATGCGCACGATATCCAAGAGTATAGTGACATAGCAAGACTATTTGATTTTATATTATCCCACGAGCCAGTGGTCTCGATCTATCTCTTTGGATCCATTATCCTCTCCAGACGGAAAGAACTTCTTGAGATACCCGTTGATGAACCGGAGATGATGCATTTTACTCTTTCAAAACTACCCCATCCGCTCGACTTGGAGATGCTGATATCCAGCGCCCTGGAACTATACGCCAAACACCCCCCTGAGTCGCTTCCTTTCCGCGCTTGGCGAAAGATTTCACCAAACAGCGTTCTGAAAACGTCTCGAGACCTTGCGTTGCGGGCTACTCCGACAGAAGCAAGAGACCTATTCGAAAAACAAACCCGCGACCTTCAGCGAGAGGAGAGACGACAAAAGGCCTTAATTTTCCTACGAAGTAACTCACGACTCTTCGGCTCAATTGGACTAGCGATATTCGTTGGCGTTTTCTCGTACTGGGTTGCGA
This window harbors:
- a CDS encoding uncharacterized protein (EggNog:ENOG410PI6X~COG:T~TransMembrane:1 (i368-386o)~BUSCO:8089at33183) is translated as MAVVLNEKEPVEGHSDGSMVDSRENGRASISDSHQAKRKDILRGCEERDVESLIALATSQGGLLHDDLRKLAWPILLGYDCDSHTAPPGVDGLPKHRDEDQVKLDVNRAFVHYPNCQTDKQLETKKDELFNLIISVLKKNPMLCYFQGYHDIAQVLLLVLGPQDSFPAIERVSLFRIRDYMLSSLSPAVKHLQLLPALLHGADMELYRHVSGTQPFFALAATLTLYAHDIQEYSDIARLFDFILSHEPVVSIYLFGSIILSRRKELLEIPVDEPEMMHFTLSKLPHPLDLEMLISSALELYAKHPPESLPFRAWRKISPNSVLKTSRDLALRATPTEARDLFEKQTRDLQREERRQKALIFLRSNSRLFGSIGLAIFVGVFSYWVAKNNYDISAVWRLCASRLRTTIW